Proteins from a genomic interval of Oncorhynchus mykiss isolate Arlee chromosome 21, USDA_OmykA_1.1, whole genome shotgun sequence:
- the LOC110490653 gene encoding chymotrypsin B: MAFLWFVSCLAFISAAYGCGIPAIKPEVSGYARIVNGEEAVPHSWPWQVSLQQTSGFHFCGGSLINENWVVTAAHCNVATYHRVIVGEHKRGSGNNAEDIQILKPAKVFTHPKWNPSTINNDISLIKLSTPAVLNTNVSPVCLAETADVFAPGMTCVTSGWGLLRYNAINTPNELQQAALPLLSNEQCKQHWGSSISDVMICAGGAGATSCMGDSGGPLVCEKDNVWTLVGIVSWGSSRCSTTTPAVYARVTELRSWVDQTLAAN; this comes from the exons ATGGCTTTCCTCTGGTTCGTGTCCTGTCTCGCTTTCATCAGCGCCGCCTACG GCTGCGGCATCCCCGCCATCAAGCCCGAGGTGTCTGGCTATGCCCGCATCGTTAATGGTGAGGAGGCTGTGCCCCACTCCTGGCCCTGGCAGGTATCTCTGCAGCAGACCAGCGGCTTCCACTTCTGTGGGGGATCCCTGATCAACGAGAACTGGGTGGTCACCGCCGCTCACTGCAACGTCGCTACCTACCACCGCGTGATCGTTGGAGAGCACAAGAGGGGCAGCGGCAACAATGCTGAGGACATCCAGATCCTGAAGCCCGCTAAG GTGTTCACCCACCCCAAGTGGAACCCCAGTACCATCAACAACGATATCTCCCTGATCAAGCTGTCCACCCCTGCTGTCCTGAACACCAATGTGTCCCCGGTGTGCCTGGCTGAGACCGCCGACGTCTTTGCACCTGGCATGACCTGTGTGACCTCCGGCTGGGGTCTGCTGCGCTACAATGCTATCAACACCCCTAACGAGCTGCAGCAGGCTGCTCTGCCCCTGCTGTCCAACGAGCAGTGCAAGCAGCACTGGGGGAGCAGCATCTCCGACGTCATGATCTGTGCCGGTGGTGCTGGTGCTACCTCCTGCATGGGTGACTCCGGTGGCCCCCTGGTCTGTGAGAAGGACAACGTCTGGACCCTGGTCGGTATTGTGTCCTGGGGCAGCAGCCGTTGCTCCACCACTACTCCCGCTGTGTACGCCCGCGTCACCGAGCTCCGTTCCTGGGTGGACCAGACCCTGGCCGCCAACTAA